Proteins from a single region of Urocitellus parryii isolate mUroPar1 chromosome 4, mUroPar1.hap1, whole genome shotgun sequence:
- the Spi1 gene encoding transcription factor PU.1 isoform X1, whose protein sequence is MLQACTMEGFPLVPPQPSEDLVPYDTDLYQRQTHEYYPYITSDGESHNDHYWDFHPHHVHSEFESFPENHFTELQSVQPPQLQQLYRHMELEQMHVLDTPMAPAHTSLGHQVPYLPRMCLPYPSLSPHQPSSDEEEGERQSPPLEVSDGEADGLEPGPGLLHGETGSKKKIRLYQFLLDLLRSGDMKDSIWWVDKDKGTFQFSSKHKEALAHRWGIQKGNRKKMTYQKMARALRNYGKTGEVKKVKKKLTYQFSGEVLGRGGLAERRHPPH, encoded by the exons ATGTTACAGGCGTGCACAATGGAAGGGTTTCCCCTCGTCCCCCCT CAGCCGTCAGAAGACCTGGTTCCCTACGACACGGACCTGTACCAACGCCAGACGCATGAATATTACCCGTATATCACCAGTGATGGAGAAAGCCACAACG ACCACTACTGGGACTTCCACCCTCACCACGTGCACAGCGAGTTCGAGAGCTTCCCCGAGAACCACTTCACGGAGCTGCAGAGCGTGCAGCCCCCGCAGCTGCAGCAGCTCTACCGCCACATGGAGCTGGAGCAGATGCATGTCCTCGACACCCCCATGGCGCCGGCCCACACCAGCCTCGGCCACCAG GTCCCCTACCTGCCCCGGATGTGCCTCCCATACCCATCCCTGTCCCCACATCAGCCCAGCTCAGATGAGGAGGAGGGCGAGCGGCAGAGCCCTCCACTGGAGGTTTCTGATGGGGAGGCGGATGGCCTGGAGCCCGGGCCTGGCCTTCTGCACGGGGAAACAG GCAGCAAGAAGAAGATCCGCCTGTACCAGTTCCTGCTCGATCTGCTTCGCAGCGGGGACATGAAGGACAGCATCTGGTGGGTGGACAAGGACAAGGGCACCTTCCAGTTCTCGTCCAAGCACAAGGAGGCGCTGGCGCACCGCTGGGGCATCCAGAAGGGCAACCGCAAGAAGATGACCTACCAGAAGATGGCGCGCGCGCTGCGCAACTACGGCAAGACGGGCGAGGTGAAGAAGGTCAAGAAGAAGCTCACCTACCAGTTCAGCGGCGAGGTGCTGGGCCGCGGCGGCCTGGCCGAGCGCCGCCACCCGCCGCACTGA
- the Spi1 gene encoding transcription factor PU.1 isoform X2, with the protein MLQACTMEGFPLVPPPSEDLVPYDTDLYQRQTHEYYPYITSDGESHNDHYWDFHPHHVHSEFESFPENHFTELQSVQPPQLQQLYRHMELEQMHVLDTPMAPAHTSLGHQVPYLPRMCLPYPSLSPHQPSSDEEEGERQSPPLEVSDGEADGLEPGPGLLHGETGSKKKIRLYQFLLDLLRSGDMKDSIWWVDKDKGTFQFSSKHKEALAHRWGIQKGNRKKMTYQKMARALRNYGKTGEVKKVKKKLTYQFSGEVLGRGGLAERRHPPH; encoded by the exons ATGTTACAGGCGTGCACAATGGAAGGGTTTCCCCTCGTCCCCCCT CCGTCAGAAGACCTGGTTCCCTACGACACGGACCTGTACCAACGCCAGACGCATGAATATTACCCGTATATCACCAGTGATGGAGAAAGCCACAACG ACCACTACTGGGACTTCCACCCTCACCACGTGCACAGCGAGTTCGAGAGCTTCCCCGAGAACCACTTCACGGAGCTGCAGAGCGTGCAGCCCCCGCAGCTGCAGCAGCTCTACCGCCACATGGAGCTGGAGCAGATGCATGTCCTCGACACCCCCATGGCGCCGGCCCACACCAGCCTCGGCCACCAG GTCCCCTACCTGCCCCGGATGTGCCTCCCATACCCATCCCTGTCCCCACATCAGCCCAGCTCAGATGAGGAGGAGGGCGAGCGGCAGAGCCCTCCACTGGAGGTTTCTGATGGGGAGGCGGATGGCCTGGAGCCCGGGCCTGGCCTTCTGCACGGGGAAACAG GCAGCAAGAAGAAGATCCGCCTGTACCAGTTCCTGCTCGATCTGCTTCGCAGCGGGGACATGAAGGACAGCATCTGGTGGGTGGACAAGGACAAGGGCACCTTCCAGTTCTCGTCCAAGCACAAGGAGGCGCTGGCGCACCGCTGGGGCATCCAGAAGGGCAACCGCAAGAAGATGACCTACCAGAAGATGGCGCGCGCGCTGCGCAACTACGGCAAGACGGGCGAGGTGAAGAAGGTCAAGAAGAAGCTCACCTACCAGTTCAGCGGCGAGGTGCTGGGCCGCGGCGGCCTGGCCGAGCGCCGCCACCCGCCGCACTGA